The following proteins come from a genomic window of Sorex araneus isolate mSorAra2 chromosome 1, mSorAra2.pri, whole genome shotgun sequence:
- the LOC129404228 gene encoding uncharacterized LOC128092250 homolog has translation MLLLLALLPLLPPPLLPPPPPPLLLFLLLLLLHDSCFLHLGRQQPPMLEVRNMPFHLGYWFT, from the coding sequence ATGCtgttgctcctggccctgctgccgctgctgccgccgccgctgctgccgccgccgccgccgccgctgctcctcttcctgctcctacTGCTGCTGCATGACAGTTGCTTTCTCCATCTGGGCAGGCAGCAGCCCCCGATGCTCGAGGTGAGAAACATGCCTTTCCACTTGGGCTACTGGTTCACTTAA